One stretch of Amycolatopsis sp. NBC_00345 DNA includes these proteins:
- a CDS encoding ABC transporter permease, with protein MTTLALDPPRHISPMKGVQHALSLAWRGILKIRKNPEQLADVTLMPIIFLLMFTYLFGNALGGSISNYLQSLVPGVIVMNILQASLSVGVGLNTDVSKGVFDRFRSMPIARSAPLVGAVLADIVRYLVCLTVLMVVATVMGYRVETGPVQFIAAILLVLAFGLCFCWGSVFVGMLMKTPGAAQGLMFVFIMPLTFGSNVFVSTATMPGWLKAWADISPVSLMANALRGLLNGGPVAGQLGGALAWMAGAVLVFFPLATWAYRRRV; from the coding sequence GTGACGACACTGGCACTGGACCCGCCGCGGCACATCAGCCCGATGAAGGGCGTGCAGCACGCGCTTTCGCTGGCGTGGCGCGGAATTCTGAAGATCCGGAAGAACCCGGAGCAGCTGGCCGACGTCACGCTGATGCCGATCATCTTCCTGCTCATGTTCACCTACCTGTTCGGCAACGCGCTGGGCGGCTCGATCTCGAACTACCTGCAGAGCCTCGTGCCCGGCGTGATCGTGATGAACATCCTGCAGGCCAGCCTGTCCGTCGGCGTCGGGCTGAACACCGACGTGAGCAAGGGGGTGTTCGACCGCTTCCGCAGCATGCCGATCGCGCGGTCGGCGCCGCTGGTCGGCGCGGTGCTGGCGGACATCGTGCGCTACCTGGTCTGCCTGACCGTGCTGATGGTCGTCGCGACGGTCATGGGCTATCGCGTGGAGACCGGTCCGGTGCAGTTCATCGCCGCGATCCTGCTGGTGCTGGCGTTCGGCCTGTGCTTCTGCTGGGGCTCGGTGTTCGTCGGGATGCTGATGAAGACCCCCGGCGCCGCGCAGGGCCTGATGTTCGTGTTCATCATGCCGCTGACCTTCGGCAGCAACGTGTTCGTCTCCACCGCCACGATGCCCGGCTGGCTGAAGGCCTGGGCGGACATCAGCCCGGTGAGCCTGATGGCGAACGCGCTGCGCGGGCTGCTGAACGGCGGCCCGGTCGCGGGCCAGCTCGGCGGCGCACTGGCCTGGATGGCCGGCGCGGTACTGGTCTTCTTCCCGCTGGCCACCTGGGCCTACCGCCGGCGGGTGTGA
- the pcp gene encoding pyroglutamyl-peptidase I, translated as MTVLLTGFAPFGGSGTNPSWQAVSLVAARRDDVVAVELPCEFDASLPALRAAIERHRPEVVVCVGQAGGRTDVTPERVAINLIDARIPDNAGAQPVDVPVVAGGPAAYFTSLPVKAAVAAIRAADGPGSVSHTAGTYVCNQVFYGLMHLLATDFPGLRGGFVHVPSSPDQVPDGEPSLPVEQSATALNAIVDTVLSVREDLTVPAGTLN; from the coding sequence ATGACGGTGTTGCTGACGGGGTTCGCGCCGTTCGGCGGTTCGGGGACCAACCCGTCCTGGCAGGCGGTCTCGCTGGTGGCCGCGCGACGCGACGACGTGGTGGCGGTGGAGCTGCCGTGCGAGTTCGACGCGTCGCTGCCCGCGCTCCGGGCCGCGATCGAGCGGCACCGGCCGGAGGTCGTCGTCTGTGTCGGCCAGGCCGGCGGCCGCACGGACGTGACGCCGGAGCGCGTGGCGATCAACCTCATCGACGCCCGCATCCCGGACAACGCGGGCGCGCAGCCGGTGGACGTGCCCGTGGTCGCGGGCGGCCCGGCGGCGTACTTCACGTCGCTGCCGGTGAAGGCCGCGGTGGCGGCGATCCGCGCGGCGGACGGGCCCGGCTCGGTGTCGCACACCGCCGGGACCTACGTGTGCAACCAGGTCTTCTACGGCCTGATGCACCTGCTCGCCACGGACTTCCCGGGACTACGCGGTGGTTTCGTGCACGTGCCGTCGTCGCCGGACCAGGTGCCCGACGGTGAGCCGAGCCTGCCGGTCGAGCAGTCGGCCACGGCGCTGAACGCGATAGTCGACACGGTCCTGTCCGTGCGCGAAGACCTCACGGTGCCCGCCGGGACGTTGAACTAG
- a CDS encoding M1 family metallopeptidase, translating into MTLQHRWRRPAVMAAATLAALSLSSGVASAGQDGWGAPTPGSDGAGDSYYPQDGNGGYDVADYDLKVSYAPDTHQLTGLQTISARATQSLSSFDLDLTGLTVDSVKVNGRTAEFSRTGDHELVIKPSRPLYRGQQFQAVIAYHGVPAPIEDPSLGANGWQFAKSGGAFVAGEPKSATTWYPVNDTPRDKATFHLAITVPDEWGVIANGREAGSHKTANGTTHVWAESTPIAPYMTTVAIDKWTFDRQQRQDGTPIVSAFAPGTPDATKQAEAKLPEILDFLESKFGKYPVDAAGGIFLAEPIGFSLETLSRPIYSGRAGNVDTIVHENAHQWYGDTVAVDHWKDVCLNECFASYAEWLWSQAKDGVDLDAQYLNKVKTASTAFWNGKLYDMGPGNEFTYVYSKGPLALHALSKFMGQAAFDRVLKTWNGLNHNGNASMQEFQHYAEQVSHKNLQGFFDAWIYGSGKPADQYLYPGGLKPTA; encoded by the coding sequence ATGACTTTGCAGCACCGCTGGCGCCGTCCGGCCGTCATGGCCGCGGCCACGCTGGCCGCGCTCAGCCTGAGCAGCGGGGTCGCCTCGGCGGGCCAGGACGGCTGGGGCGCGCCGACGCCCGGGTCCGACGGCGCCGGCGACAGCTACTACCCGCAGGACGGCAACGGCGGCTACGACGTCGCCGACTACGACCTCAAGGTCAGCTACGCGCCGGACACCCACCAGCTGACCGGCCTCCAGACCATCTCCGCCCGCGCGACGCAGTCGCTCAGCTCGTTCGACCTCGACCTGACCGGCCTCACCGTCGACTCGGTGAAGGTCAACGGGCGCACCGCCGAGTTCAGCCGCACCGGCGACCACGAGCTGGTGATCAAGCCGTCGCGCCCGCTGTACCGCGGCCAGCAGTTCCAGGCCGTGATCGCGTACCACGGCGTGCCGGCCCCGATCGAAGACCCGTCGCTGGGCGCGAACGGCTGGCAGTTCGCCAAGTCCGGCGGCGCGTTCGTCGCCGGCGAGCCGAAGTCGGCCACCACCTGGTACCCGGTCAACGACACCCCGCGCGACAAGGCGACGTTCCACCTCGCCATCACCGTCCCCGACGAGTGGGGCGTGATCGCGAACGGCCGTGAGGCCGGCTCGCACAAGACGGCGAATGGCACCACCCACGTGTGGGCGGAGTCGACGCCCATAGCGCCGTACATGACCACCGTCGCCATCGACAAGTGGACGTTCGACCGGCAGCAGCGCCAGGACGGCACCCCGATCGTCAGCGCGTTCGCGCCCGGCACGCCGGACGCCACCAAGCAGGCCGAGGCGAAGCTGCCGGAGATCCTCGACTTCCTGGAGTCGAAGTTCGGCAAGTACCCCGTGGACGCCGCGGGCGGCATCTTCCTGGCCGAGCCCATCGGGTTCTCGCTGGAGACGCTGAGCCGGCCCATCTACTCGGGCCGCGCGGGCAACGTCGACACGATCGTCCACGAGAACGCGCACCAGTGGTACGGCGACACCGTGGCCGTGGACCATTGGAAGGACGTCTGCCTCAACGAGTGCTTCGCCTCGTACGCGGAGTGGCTGTGGTCGCAGGCCAAGGACGGGGTCGACCTCGACGCCCAGTACCTCAACAAGGTCAAGACCGCGAGCACCGCGTTCTGGAACGGCAAGCTGTACGACATGGGCCCCGGCAACGAGTTCACCTACGTGTACTCGAAGGGCCCGCTCGCGCTGCACGCGCTGTCCAAGTTCATGGGGCAGGCCGCGTTCGACCGCGTGCTGAAGACCTGGAACGGGTTGAACCACAACGGCAACGCGAGCATGCAGGAGTTCCAGCACTACGCGGAGCAGGTGTCGCACAAGAACCTTCAGGGGTTCTTCGACGCGTGGATCTACGGCAGCGGCAAGCCCGCTGACCAGTACCTCTACCCGGGCGGCCTGAAGCCCACCGCCTGA
- a CDS encoding BTAD domain-containing putative transcriptional regulator produces MRLALLGPLRAACDDGTPIDIGGARLRMLLARLALDAGRAVSAEALIDGLWGDQPPADAANALQSLVSRLRRALRPAGAELESGPGGYRLALEAGAVDVHRFERLAAEGRRELSAGHDARAAELLRDALGLWHGRALADVLDAPFASAPATRLEELRTEAAEDRFEAELRLGGHAGVLADLATAAEAHPLRERLAGLRIRALCAAGRQADALAVYTTLRATLADELGVDPSAELQEVHLQALRGEFGPAAAATDRLPVRLTSFVGRGDELKLLAELLEGARLVTLVGPGGAGKTRLATEVASRHPTHSRGRVWFVPLAGVRDSHDLLGALLTALEVRDIRSGESEVLRRPVDLSDHAVETLAGEDSLLVLDNCEHVVDVAAQLADDLLRRAPGLRILATSREPLAITGEALCPLGPLPVPVESASPGEVGVLDSARLFLDRAVAVRPDFALNESTVDAVTQICRRLDGMPLALELAAARLRSMPVARIAERLDDRFRLLTSGSRTALPRQRTLRAVVEWSWDLLTDAEVVLARRLAVFAATFDETAVEQVCADEELTAGEIGYVLGSLVEKSIVDTIDVGGEQRYRMLETLRVYATERLVDAGEREALRAAMVRYYLDLVERLDPMLRSAAQLEAIAVYERENDNLTGALRAAIEASDAVSAGRLLFGMVWYLTILGQSERARAFADEVLAFGDRLPADTSAGLRLIRMMMQAVMGPQQLEGAPELIEECVRAGAVDQSPWLCVALPMVAFLSGHRELARREIERALSAPDEWGRAAGRWAESFLLSDLGELEAAERAREEAHAGFASVGDRWGLAMTLSFRANSLSQRGDREGAIAAYTEGLRLALELRSDDDAVQQWWRLAIERSRGGDHAGAWRELEAAERYAEGNRQLLMILAFGRAEILLREGRLPEAWAMVREIEGMSGTWPFPSEFETEWLGLYTAAVHLTEGHPDLAEPGAVAAIRSIALRSDMPDLARVVELFAEIRLQQGRTEVAARLLGLSAAVRGRFDLGNPEVVVLIGELEAALGPRYTEIVAEVRAMSREDGVAWLMSEVDPAV; encoded by the coding sequence ATGCGCCTGGCGCTGCTGGGGCCGCTGCGCGCGGCTTGTGATGACGGCACTCCGATCGACATCGGCGGGGCCCGCCTTCGCATGCTCCTGGCCAGGCTCGCTTTGGACGCCGGCCGGGCCGTCTCCGCGGAGGCGCTGATCGACGGCCTGTGGGGTGACCAGCCGCCCGCGGACGCCGCGAACGCGCTGCAATCGCTGGTCTCGCGGCTGCGCCGGGCGCTGCGGCCGGCCGGCGCCGAGCTGGAGTCCGGCCCCGGCGGTTACCGGCTGGCGCTCGAAGCCGGGGCTGTTGATGTACACCGCTTCGAACGACTGGCAGCCGAAGGTCGGCGTGAACTCTCGGCCGGCCACGACGCCCGCGCGGCCGAGTTGCTGCGTGACGCCCTCGGCTTGTGGCACGGCCGAGCGCTGGCCGACGTCCTCGACGCGCCCTTCGCGTCCGCGCCCGCGACGCGGCTGGAGGAACTGCGCACGGAGGCCGCCGAAGACCGGTTCGAGGCCGAACTTCGCCTGGGCGGTCACGCCGGAGTGCTCGCCGACCTGGCGACGGCGGCCGAGGCGCACCCGTTGCGTGAACGACTGGCCGGGCTGCGGATCCGGGCGCTGTGCGCGGCCGGACGGCAGGCCGACGCGCTCGCCGTTTACACCACGCTGCGGGCGACGCTCGCCGACGAGCTGGGCGTCGACCCGTCGGCGGAGCTGCAGGAGGTCCACCTCCAGGCGTTGCGCGGCGAGTTCGGGCCGGCCGCGGCGGCCACGGACCGGCTGCCGGTGCGGCTGACCAGCTTCGTCGGCCGCGGCGACGAGCTCAAGCTGCTGGCCGAGCTGCTGGAAGGGGCCCGGCTGGTGACTTTGGTCGGGCCGGGCGGCGCGGGCAAGACACGGCTCGCGACCGAGGTGGCGTCGCGGCATCCCACGCACAGCCGCGGCCGCGTCTGGTTCGTGCCGCTGGCCGGCGTCCGCGACTCGCACGACCTGCTGGGCGCGCTGCTCACCGCGCTGGAGGTCCGCGACATCCGCAGCGGCGAGAGCGAGGTGCTGCGGCGGCCGGTGGACTTGTCCGACCACGCCGTGGAGACGCTCGCCGGCGAGGATTCACTGCTGGTGCTGGACAACTGCGAGCACGTGGTGGACGTGGCCGCGCAGCTGGCCGACGACCTGCTGCGCCGCGCGCCGGGCCTGCGCATCCTCGCCACCAGCCGGGAGCCGCTCGCGATCACCGGGGAGGCGCTGTGCCCGCTCGGCCCGCTGCCGGTGCCGGTGGAATCGGCGTCGCCGGGCGAGGTGGGGGTGCTGGACTCGGCGCGGCTGTTCCTGGACCGCGCCGTCGCCGTCCGGCCCGATTTCGCGCTGAACGAGTCCACAGTGGACGCCGTAACGCAGATCTGCCGACGGCTCGACGGGATGCCGCTCGCGCTGGAGCTGGCCGCCGCGCGACTGCGGTCCATGCCCGTGGCCCGGATCGCCGAGCGCCTCGACGACCGGTTCCGCCTGCTCACCTCCGGCAGCCGCACCGCGTTGCCGCGCCAGCGGACGTTGCGCGCCGTCGTCGAGTGGAGCTGGGACCTGCTCACCGACGCCGAGGTCGTGCTCGCCCGCCGGCTCGCGGTGTTCGCGGCGACGTTCGACGAGACCGCCGTGGAGCAGGTCTGCGCCGACGAAGAGCTGACGGCGGGCGAGATCGGCTACGTGCTGGGCTCGCTCGTGGAGAAGTCCATTGTGGACACCATCGACGTCGGCGGCGAGCAGCGGTACCGGATGCTCGAAACGCTCCGGGTCTACGCGACCGAGCGGCTCGTCGACGCGGGGGAGCGGGAAGCGCTGCGGGCCGCGATGGTGCGCTACTACCTCGACCTGGTGGAGCGTCTCGACCCGATGCTGCGCTCGGCCGCCCAGCTCGAAGCGATCGCCGTCTACGAGCGGGAAAACGACAACCTGACCGGTGCGCTGCGCGCCGCCATCGAGGCGTCCGACGCCGTTTCAGCCGGCCGCCTGCTCTTCGGCATGGTCTGGTACCTCACGATTCTCGGCCAGAGCGAGCGGGCGCGGGCCTTCGCGGACGAGGTGCTGGCCTTCGGCGACCGGTTGCCCGCGGACACTTCGGCGGGGCTGCGGCTGATCCGGATGATGATGCAGGCGGTGATGGGGCCGCAGCAGCTGGAGGGCGCGCCGGAGCTGATCGAGGAGTGCGTCCGCGCGGGCGCGGTGGACCAGAGCCCCTGGTTGTGCGTCGCGCTGCCGATGGTGGCTTTCCTCAGCGGCCACCGGGAGCTGGCCCGCCGGGAGATCGAGCGGGCGCTGAGCGCGCCGGACGAGTGGGGCCGGGCCGCGGGCCGCTGGGCGGAGAGCTTCCTGCTGAGCGACCTGGGCGAGCTGGAAGCGGCGGAACGGGCCCGTGAAGAGGCGCACGCGGGGTTCGCATCGGTCGGGGACCGGTGGGGGCTGGCCATGACGTTGAGCTTCCGCGCGAACAGCCTTTCGCAGCGCGGCGATCGTGAAGGGGCCATCGCGGCCTACACCGAGGGGCTGCGCCTGGCCTTGGAACTGCGCTCGGACGACGACGCGGTGCAGCAGTGGTGGCGGCTGGCCATCGAGCGGTCCCGCGGCGGGGACCACGCCGGGGCCTGGCGGGAGCTGGAGGCCGCCGAGCGTTACGCGGAGGGGAATCGCCAGCTGCTGATGATCCTGGCGTTCGGGCGGGCCGAGATCCTGCTGCGCGAGGGACGGCTGCCCGAGGCCTGGGCCATGGTGCGGGAGATCGAGGGCATGTCCGGGACCTGGCCGTTCCCCAGCGAGTTCGAAACGGAGTGGCTGGGGCTCTACACCGCGGCGGTCCACTTGACCGAGGGCCACCCGGACCTCGCGGAGCCCGGCGCGGTGGCGGCCATCCGGTCGATCGCCCTCCGGTCGGACATGCCGGACCTGGCCCGGGTGGTGGAGCTGTTCGCGGAGATCCGGCTCCAGCAGGGCCGGACCGAGGTCGCCGCCCGCCTGCTCGGGCTGTCGGCGGCGGTCCGCGGGCGGTTCGACCTCGGCAACCCCGAGGTGGTCGTCCTGATCGGCGAGCTGGAGGCCGCGCTGGGACCGCGGTACACCGAGATCGTCGCGGAGGTCCGGGCGATGAGCCGCGAGGACGGGGTCGCCTGGCTGATGTCCGAAGTGGACCCTGCCGTGTGA